Within the Acidobacteriota bacterium genome, the region GCAGCGCCTCCGCGAACTTCAGCTTCACGTCGGTGAGGGGAACGCGATCCTGTGGGCGCCGCGGGCCCGCAAGCGACGGCACGACGGTCGCGAGATCCATCTCGACGGTGTCGGCGAACTCCGGGTCGGGATCGCCCTCGCCGCGGAAGAGCCCCTGCTCCTTTGCGTACGCCTCGACGAGCGCGACGCGCGCCGCGTCGCGGCCCGTGAAGCGGAGGTAGGCGAGCGTCTCGGCGTCCACCGGGAAGTAGCCGCACGTCGCGCCGTACTCCGGCGCCATGTTGGCGAGGGTGGCTCGGTCGGCGAGGGAGAGGCTGTCGAGGCCGGGGCCGTGGAACTCGACGAACTTCGAGACCACCCCTTTCGCGCGGAGCATCTGGGTCACGGTCAGGACCAGGTCCGTCGCCGTGGCGCCGGCGGGGAGCGACCCCGCCAGCTTGAACCCGACGACCTGGGGGATGAGTAGGCTCACCGGCTGGCCCAGCATCGCCGCCTCGGCCTCGATGCCCCCCACCCCCCATCCGAGCACCCCGAGGCCGTTGATCATCGTGGTGTGGCTGTCGGTGCCGATCACGGTGTCGGGGTACGCGGCCGGGGAGGGGCCCCCCGAGTCCATCACGACGCGCGCGAGGTGCTCGAGGTTCACCTGGTGAACGATGCCGGTGTCCGGCGGGACGACGCGGAAGTTCGAGAAGGCCTGCTGCCCCCACCTGAGAAAGGCGTACCGCTCGCGATTCCGCTCGAACTCGAGCCGCGCGTTGGTCGCGAAGGCGGATCTCTCTCCGGCCGCGTCGACCTGCACCGAGTGATCGATCACGAGCTCGCAGGGGACGAGCGGGTTCACCCGCGACGGGTCGCCCCCCATCGACACGAGGGCGTCGCGCATCGCCGCGAGGTCGGCGACGCAGGGGACGCCGGTGAAATCCTGAAGGAGGACGCGCGCCGGGGTGAAGGCGATCTCCTTCTCGGGGGCCGCCGCCAGGTCGATCCGGGCGAGCGCCTCAATGTCGGCCGCCTGGACGGCTCTCCCGTCCTCGGTGCGCAGCAGATTCTCGAGAAGGATCCTGATCGAGCGCGGGAGGCGCGCGACGGGAAAGCCGCGCTTTTCGAGGACCGCGAGGGAGTGGATCTCGTAGGCCGTCCCCGCGACGCGGAGGGACGTTCGCGTGCCGAAGCTGTTCTTGCCCTGGGATCTCATGAAATCGAGTCTAACCGCAGGCGCGAGCGAGGCGCAACCAAATCAGCGCCGGGAGCGCGCGCCGGCGTCGGCCCGCCGCACGAGCTCGGCAATCGAGGCGTCACCCGGGCGCAGGCGGGCGGCGCGGCGCGCCGGAGGGCCGGCCTCGCGCGCGCGCCCCAGCTCGAGGAGCGAGGCGGCGAGCGCTTTCCAGACGTCGGCGACCGAGGGGTCGAGGGCCCCGGCGCGCCGGAGCGCGTCCGCCGCCTCGGCGTGGCGCCCGGCGCGGGCGTGGAGCAGCCCGAGGTTCCCCAGGAGCGTCGGGCTCGACGGGTGCTCCGCGATCGCGCCCTCGAGCACGCGCCGCGCCTCCTCCTCGCGCCCCGTCATGACGAGAACGCGGGAGAGATCCGACGGCCCGGAGGGATCGCC harbors:
- a CDS encoding tetratricopeptide repeat protein, whose amino-acid sequence is GAEPALNLGRAYLVKRTGAVEGGMIPWSRPEALLREAATSPAPPADAWFLLGKAAAARGDLAEAIGDFREALRLDPRHHHARANLASSLVATGRAAEAEPLLRESIREMPGDPSGPSDLSRVLVMTGREEEARRVLEGAIAEHPSSPTLLGNLGLLHARAGRHAEAADALRRAGALDPSVADVWKALAASLLELGRAREAGPPARRAARLRPGDASIAELVRRADAGARSRR